The Arthrobacter sp. NicSoilC5 genome has a window encoding:
- a CDS encoding YchJ family protein: protein MTASKDSANCICLSGDPYAACCGRFHSGRAEAATAEQLMRSRYSAFALLDEAYLLRTYHPSTAPAALDLDPAMEWRRLDIVATGNGGPFDTEGTVEFKAFYRHGKDRGVLHENSRFVREGGHWLYVDGDILA, encoded by the coding sequence GTGACCGCATCAAAAGATTCCGCAAACTGCATATGTCTGTCCGGAGATCCGTACGCGGCGTGCTGTGGCCGGTTCCATTCCGGCCGGGCGGAGGCCGCCACGGCGGAACAGCTGATGCGGTCCCGGTACAGCGCCTTTGCCCTGCTCGACGAGGCCTACCTTCTGCGCACCTACCATCCGTCCACCGCGCCGGCAGCCCTGGACCTGGACCCTGCCATGGAATGGCGCCGCCTGGACATTGTGGCCACCGGGAACGGGGGTCCCTTCGACACGGAGGGAACCGTGGAATTCAAGGCGTTCTACCGGCACGGCAAGGACCGCGGCGTCCTTCACGAGAACAGCCGGTTCGTCCGGGAGGGCGGGCACTGGCTGTACGTGGACGGCGACATCCTCGCCTGA
- a CDS encoding acyl-CoA dehydrogenase family protein encodes MTSATDSQAKDAPAEETPVPAGNIGAGATAEDARAVAEAARETGWDRPSFAKGLYLGNFDLDLVHPWPAADPASVDRGEEFMSRLTEFAKTMSGRVIERDAKIPDEYIKGLADLGVFGMKIPEEYGGLGLSLVYYGRALALLGSVHPSLGALISAHQSIGVPEPVKVFGTPEQKREYLPRCAAGAVTAFLLTEPDVGSDPARLGSTATPTDDGEAYLLDGVKLWTTNGVIAELVVVMAVVPAHTDAHGTRHKGGISAFVVEMDSPGITVENRNAFMGLRGIENGVTRFHQVRVPAANRLGREGQGLKIALTTLNTGRLALPALCVASGRWSLKIAREWSNARTQWGRPVGEHEAVGKKIAFIAASAFALDAVFELSAELADAGQKDVRIEAALAKLWATEISCRIADELVQIRGGRGFETAESLAARGERAVPAEQQLRDLRINRIFEGSSEIMRLLIAREAVDAHLAAAGDLASLDASLADKAKAAVGASGFYAKWLPKLVAGAGMDPRSYGEFGRLARHLRFVERSSRRLARQTFYGMGRWQAKLERKQAFLGRVVDIGAELFAMTACCSRAEMLLKSSPDKAAGAYELADAYCEQARVRVDEYFDQLWRNTDDADQALTHKVLAGDYEWLEVGVLDQSESTGPWIADASPGPSAKEDLHRKYR; translated from the coding sequence ATGACCTCCGCAACTGACAGCCAGGCCAAAGACGCCCCGGCTGAAGAAACCCCCGTCCCCGCCGGAAACATCGGCGCCGGAGCTACCGCCGAAGATGCCCGGGCCGTCGCCGAGGCCGCCCGGGAAACAGGCTGGGACCGCCCCAGCTTCGCCAAGGGCCTCTACCTCGGCAATTTCGACCTGGACCTGGTCCATCCGTGGCCCGCCGCGGACCCCGCCTCCGTGGACCGGGGCGAGGAGTTCATGTCCCGCCTCACCGAGTTCGCGAAAACCATGTCCGGGCGGGTCATCGAACGGGATGCGAAGATTCCGGACGAATACATCAAGGGCCTGGCGGACCTGGGTGTGTTCGGGATGAAGATCCCGGAGGAGTACGGGGGGCTGGGCCTCTCCCTGGTGTATTACGGCCGGGCCCTCGCCCTGCTGGGCAGCGTGCACCCGAGTCTTGGCGCCCTTATCTCCGCCCACCAGTCCATCGGCGTGCCGGAGCCCGTCAAGGTCTTCGGCACGCCCGAACAAAAGCGCGAGTACCTTCCGCGGTGTGCCGCAGGCGCCGTCACGGCCTTCCTCCTCACCGAACCCGACGTCGGGAGCGACCCCGCCCGCCTGGGCAGCACGGCAACGCCAACGGACGACGGCGAAGCGTACCTTTTGGACGGCGTGAAGCTTTGGACCACCAACGGTGTGATCGCCGAACTGGTGGTGGTGATGGCCGTGGTTCCGGCGCACACCGACGCACACGGCACCCGGCACAAGGGCGGCATCAGCGCCTTCGTGGTGGAGATGGATTCGCCCGGCATCACGGTGGAGAACCGCAACGCGTTCATGGGCCTGCGCGGCATCGAGAACGGCGTGACCCGCTTCCACCAGGTGCGCGTGCCGGCCGCCAACCGGCTGGGCCGCGAGGGCCAGGGCCTGAAGATCGCACTCACCACACTCAACACCGGCCGCCTTGCGCTCCCGGCACTGTGCGTGGCGTCCGGTCGATGGAGCCTGAAGATTGCCCGCGAATGGTCCAATGCGCGCACCCAGTGGGGCAGGCCCGTGGGTGAACACGAGGCCGTGGGTAAGAAGATTGCGTTCATCGCGGCCTCGGCCTTTGCCCTGGACGCGGTGTTTGAACTGTCCGCCGAACTTGCCGATGCGGGGCAGAAGGACGTCCGCATCGAAGCGGCGCTCGCAAAGCTCTGGGCCACGGAAATCAGCTGCCGGATCGCGGACGAGCTGGTCCAGATCCGGGGCGGGCGGGGGTTCGAAACGGCCGAGTCACTGGCCGCCCGCGGGGAACGCGCAGTACCGGCGGAGCAGCAGCTGCGGGACCTCCGCATCAACAGGATCTTCGAAGGGTCCTCCGAAATCATGCGGCTGCTGATTGCACGGGAAGCTGTGGACGCGCACCTTGCCGCCGCGGGCGACCTCGCCTCCCTGGATGCGAGCCTGGCCGACAAAGCGAAAGCCGCCGTCGGCGCTTCCGGCTTCTACGCCAAGTGGCTCCCCAAGCTGGTGGCGGGCGCCGGCATGGACCCCCGCTCGTATGGCGAGTTCGGCAGGCTGGCCAGGCACCTTCGCTTCGTTGAACGCTCATCGCGGCGCCTGGCACGGCAAACTTTTTACGGCATGGGTCGGTGGCAGGCCAAGCTTGAGCGCAAGCAGGCGTTCCTGGGCCGCGTGGTGGACATCGGCGCGGAACTGTTTGCCATGACCGCCTGCTGCTCCCGGGCCGAGATGCTCCTCAAGTCCTCCCCTGACAAGGCCGCCGGCGCCTACGAGCTCGCCGATGCCTATTGCGAGCAGGCAAGGGTGCGCGTGGACGAATACTTCGACCAGCTGTGGCGGAACACGGACGACGCCGACCAGGCACTGACGCACAAGGTCCTCGCCGGCGATTATGAATGGCTGGAAGTGGGGGTCCTGGACCAGTCCGAGAGCACGGGCCCGTGGATCGCCGACGCTTCGCCCGGGCCTTCTGCCAAGGAGGACCTCCACCGGAAGTACCGGTAA
- a CDS encoding aldo/keto reductase family protein, whose protein sequence is MEFRYLGNSGFKVSEITFGNWLTHGSQVENDVATQCVRAALDAGISTFDTADVYANTAAETVLGQALKDERRESLEIFTKVFGPTGPKGKNDLGLSRKHIMESINGSLRRLQTDYVDLYQAHRYDFETPLEETMQAFADIVRQGKALYIGVSEWTAEQLREGHKLSRELGFQLISNQPQYSMLWRVIEAEVVPASEELGVSQIVWSPMAQGVLSGKYLPGQPAPEGTRATDEKGGAKMIQRWMRDDVLAAVQELKPIAQEAGVTMPQLAVAWVLQNPNVASAIVGASRPEQIADSVGAAGVKLEAEVLKRIDDAVGGLAERDPAQTKSPATREA, encoded by the coding sequence ATGGAATTCAGATACCTCGGAAACAGCGGCTTTAAAGTCTCGGAAATCACGTTCGGCAACTGGCTGACCCACGGTTCACAGGTGGAAAACGACGTCGCAACCCAGTGTGTGCGCGCCGCCCTCGATGCCGGCATCAGCACCTTCGATACGGCGGACGTCTACGCGAACACAGCAGCGGAAACCGTCCTGGGCCAGGCCCTGAAGGATGAGCGCCGCGAGTCCCTGGAAATCTTCACCAAAGTCTTTGGCCCCACCGGCCCCAAGGGCAAGAACGATCTTGGCCTGTCGCGCAAGCACATCATGGAATCCATCAACGGTTCGCTGCGCCGGCTGCAGACGGACTACGTGGACCTCTACCAGGCCCACCGCTACGACTTCGAAACGCCGCTGGAAGAAACCATGCAGGCGTTCGCGGACATCGTCCGGCAGGGCAAGGCGCTGTACATCGGCGTAAGCGAATGGACAGCGGAACAGCTCCGCGAAGGCCACAAGCTGTCCAGGGAACTGGGCTTCCAGCTCATCTCCAACCAGCCGCAGTACTCCATGCTCTGGCGCGTGATCGAGGCCGAGGTGGTCCCGGCGTCGGAAGAGCTGGGCGTGTCTCAGATTGTCTGGTCGCCCATGGCCCAGGGTGTCCTCAGCGGCAAGTACCTGCCCGGCCAGCCCGCCCCCGAAGGCACTCGCGCCACGGATGAAAAGGGCGGTGCCAAAATGATCCAGCGGTGGATGCGCGACGACGTCCTGGCAGCCGTGCAGGAACTGAAGCCGATCGCCCAGGAGGCCGGCGTCACCATGCCGCAGCTCGCTGTGGCCTGGGTGCTGCAGAACCCCAACGTTGCATCCGCCATCGTGGGCGCCTCCCGTCCGGAGCAGATTGCCGACAGCGTGGGCGCGGCCGGCGTGAAGCTGGAGGCGGAGGTCCTCAAGCGGATTGACGACGCCGTCGGTGGCCTCGCCGAACGCGACCCCGCACAGACCAAGTCGCCGGCTACCCGGGAAGCCTAA